The Gallus gallus isolate bGalGal1 chromosome 5, bGalGal1.mat.broiler.GRCg7b, whole genome shotgun sequence region GCCTCCAGCAGGGCCTGTGCTGGACTCCCATTGTCCTACTCTAAACTGCCTCCTGTGTGCGTTCCTACATCTGGCCCCAGTATCTGCATCAAAAGCAGGCAGGTGCTGGTCCCTGGCTGAGCAGGACCCATATGCAACAGCGTGCAAGATTGTATCCACATCGTGTGCCCAGCCCTGTGCAAGGAAAGATGAGGTGGAGGAGCCTCATAGGGAAACAATGCAGTGTTGGTTTGTGAGACCAAAACTGACGTTTGTCACccacattttccttcatttcaatCCTCGAGTGCACTCAATCCGCCAGTCTTAGACAGAACTCTAGTTTTGCAGGAGGGGAGTTATTCTGAACATCCTTTAAATACCCTGTGGGTGGGAGTATTTCCAGTTTGGGCATGGTGCGTGTATTTGGGTAAATAAAATCAGCCTACAAAGCCAACATTTGCATTGACAACCAATACAGTATGTGCTTGTGCCAGTGACTCAACCAGCTTGTCATTTTTTGTTCAGTTCCTTAACGTATGGTTCCATTTATACCACAATGTATTTAAAACATAGTTATTTTAATATCAAGGAACAAATATTTGTTTACACGCGTTTGTGGAAGGAACAGAGCTCTGTGTTGGGTGACGTGCTGAGATCTGCAGAGCTTCAAACGTTTTATGGTGTTGTATGCCGCCCACCTCAGCCAGCATAGGAGCAACCAGTGAGCAGAACAAAAACCAGATAAAATGAATGGGAAAGTGGATCCAGGGAGCTCAAATGTGCCCCAGGCTGTGTGTCAAGTCTGTGGCAAAACCAAGGCACTGCGGGTTTCTTATCCCTGCGGGATCCATGAGGCAAACTGCATTTCAAGTACATTCATGTAAATCCAAACCAGACTGCTGAGCTGGCTTTAATTTATGAGAAAGCCGAACTTGCTCCGTGTGGGAGTGCAAAGGCCGACCCAGGAGGCATAAGGGCCACATGCAGCCCTGCAAGGAGCTGGCAAAGGGCCTCACTGGTGCCCTGGGgtggcagcagccctgggccaggccaggctctgtctcagctgcagccacacaggCAATGGAGCAGCCTGTGCCCTGGTGGCAGTGTTGTCAGCCACCTTTCTAAGGAGCCCAGAGCAAGGGAGACCACTTCTCTGCCCtgcactccagcagcagccaacaGCCAGAACTTCTCTGGCCGAATCTCAGGGGTCTACTAAGACCAAACAAACACAgtgtggagcagcagctgctagGTTCATTCCCAACTGCTTTATCTAATCCTCAAGCCCCTCAGTTCTGCAGACCTGGCCCTTTACAGGGGCAAAGATACGCTCTGCGGCTGACAAAAAACTTGTATTTAAATTATTGAATTAATATGACATAGTGATCCAgttaatgggcatggtggtggtgggctgacagttggactaggtgatcttagtggccttttccaacgttaataattctatgactctaaaaGAGAGCAAAGTGTAAACTCTGGGAAAGATTCAGAGATATCCAGGCTTGCAGCTTTGTTCTGAAGTGCTCCAACACACTGGTGTGTAGGTGGCCACGCTGGCAGCCTTTCACCCAACTGTAAATTATACTTTATGGTAATGTTCTGCAGTTATAGCCATGTGTAATGCCTGACACGTCCTTTGTTTGGGGTGTTGCACCAGTTCTTAGAAACTGCAGATATTGGCTGTGTTAAGAAGCATGCAACTGAGAAGGCTATGATCCTCAAAGTGAATTTGTGATGTAGCAACAACTTGCAGACCCCTGAAGAGTTTCTTGCCCCATAAACTGTTTATTTTAGCATCTCCTTGTACCAACGTCCTGCCTTGAAAGTTCAAGCAAGGCTTCAGGTTGTCAGCCCATGCACTGAATTATTTTCCAGTGGCAGGCAGGGCTGATTAGCTTGTATAGCAGTTGCTTGCACTACTATAACCTCATTATTTCCTAGACTCACCATGCAGGCAATGGTTATAAGCTGTAAGGACATGCAGAGCTATGCCTGGAATCTGCTTTAATTTGGAGGAGGTGTacaccacagctgtgctgtcacCTCTGGCCGTGGGCACCAACCTGGTGGTTTATGGACATGTTTCCTGTGCCCATTTACCTGTGCCCTCCACTGCACCAGCTGGCTGCCACCAGGGCCTCAACACAGAGTAAGGCTACCAGCTCCTTAGGAAGCTACTGGCAATAAGCATCtagaagaaatgcttttcttcccatAGTCCCTTTTGGGTGTTTGCCTAGCTGCCCTGGGAAAGAGAGTAGGAGGTAGTTCTATCAGGGCTGTACCAGTTTGTACATGAAATATGTGTAtccactgaaaacagaatgtaGAACTGAAAGCAGAATAGCCTCACAGGGCTGTTTCCTAAATCAGAAAGGCTGAGGTGGCAGCACTATTTTTGTTACACAAACTCGGCCATATTGGCTTctcattgtttttaaataacagattCCCAAGACTGGAGTCCAAATATAGTGAGGCTTCTATTAAGGAACATGCTGGGGTTAGAGCAAAAATGAGTTTCCCAGCAGAGTGACCTTTAGTTaaaggtcagaaaaaaaaaatctaattggAAACCTTATtgttataatttaaaatattcagtgtaTATGCCAGTTAAAGCAATATTTAGTGCAGCAAGTACCCTCCGCTCTTAGAGCCTGATTAGTTCAAAAGACtattatagaatcaccaaggttggaaaagtcctctaagatcatccagtccaactgtccacctatcaccaactaaaaaaaaaaaaaaaaaaaaaaaaaaaagccccatcAGTGAACCTCAAAACTTTTCAATTCAACCCCATTGGTTTATATCAATCCCACAGTCTTTAGCTACCCTAAATGGTAGCAAGTGCTTAAAATTAAATAGATGTCTCTTGCTCTTTCCCAACCCACATCAGAACTCTCCCAACTTAAGGTGACACCTCAGTGCTGCTTCTATTTGATTCAAATAAGTgcattccttccctttcttgttttaattgctCTGCCAGTATGCCACTGTTTGCCACTCTTCTCTGGATGGGTAATTTAAAAGCCTAATTATGCACTCTGAGTTTTGCTCCAAGGGATAACAGCTATggaattatttctttcctttccaccaGACTGTTCCTGGGTATAAATAAAGGGTTTGGGGTGCCCATCTGTTCTTTAGTTACCTGTGCCATATATGTAAAACAAGACAACTCAGTGTATTCCCCCATCTCCGCTGCTGTCTCAGGCAGAGGCTGGCACCATGGAAGGCCCGCAGTGAGCACGAGTATGACACATCAGtggcatagaatcacagaatcatgaaggttggaaaagaccactaagatccccTAGCCCAACCCCAGCCTACCCCACCATGACCACTgacatgtccctcagtgccacatccccacagttctgggacacttccagggatggtgactccagtCAGCAGCAGTTTGCCTATCTATTACGGCTTCGGTTGGCTTATGCTAGGATAACAATAAGGCAGGGAACACAAGTGCATGTGTGTTTAATATAAATGATAATCTGCAGAAGCACTTTTTCCTAGGTTCTTGTGGAGATGGTATTGGCACCAATCTCCTCGGAAGTTTCTGAAGAgaagttgttttggttttcttttctcctttaagtTATACTGAAGTTTTCTATTCATCACAAAGATTTATTGATTTTTCTAGGCTTACAGGATAATTAAATATACAAGGGCTTGGCAGCTATAGCAGAGCATATTCTTTTGGAAACGCTAACAATATGTTAAATCTGAGGAATTCCACTCTTAGTACTGTGTGGGGGTCATAAATAAGTTCAGTGCAGTGGATATAAATATACATGACACCACTTAAAAATCAAGCATACAACTGGCCTATAACTGTGGAACTTGGGCCTCACATACCCATTCGTTGTTAATGTTAGTGACTCCCCAACACACTTCCATTATAGTCATTATTTTGCAGCTGAATAAAATCATTTCCATTTGTCATTTGTGGGTTTTTAGTCTCATGAGGGCCTATGGGCTAGAAATATATGGAAATATATCAGTTGCGGGCATCCTCATATTTTATGGAAAGCAAATTCTTGCCAGCACTCCCCTCCCAATGCTAACTGTCCAGCTATGAAACAGGTGGCTATCTGCCCTCCAGGGGAGATTTTATTGCTAAAATAGagtaaaaattgttttaaaacaaagaacacaCATCTTTATAGTAAAACTCAAGTTTGTTTTACAGTTAGAGAAAAGAGTCACATGgtcccccaaaaaaccccaagttttatatatatatatattgaaaatatatttaaaaacataaaaaaaactcTATAGTTAAACATATATTAATCAGTACACTTAAATATAGCTTAATTATATTTACAGTATGACGcagttgcttttaaattttaatgccaatttcagtgtttttttccaaaaaacataaaattatataaatatacaataaatatttatgttacaCAAGGTGAATAGTAGAGAACAAGGCCACAGACATGAACTTACATTTGCAAGAGTCTTTACTTAACACAGCACTAGGCCTGCTGACATGCATGATATACCTTTGTCACAAACAGACCACAGCAAGATTTCAATTAagtgacatgaaagaaaacCAAGCCCCCACCCACAACTTGTTAACTGAACCGAGCCTGCGATCATGTCTGCATTGGGTCAAGCAAGCGAGAGCCACAGGACTGCAGTTTAACTACCAGTTTCATGTTATATATATGTCGAAAGCAAGAGTTGACATACATATTACAGGAATCCACTCTGGGAGCAGTTACAGGGCATGGTTCCTCCCTACGTTCTCAGTGCTGTTCCTAAGTTCTCCCCATGTGCATGAGGTGCTCCTTTGGGTGTATTCAGTGGCAAAAGCTCAGCAGTCAACAGCACATGAGCAGAAGTGATGGGAACAGAAAGCCCATCAAGTGACTGTGTTGGAAAAGCCACTGAAGAGCAAAAGCCACCTGTGTGTGCTTTAATGTACCAACAGCTGTAGTCCCTGCTCCTAAAGATAATATAAAGTGGGTTTTCACCATTTTATATTAACACAGCAGTTACATTTTTGAGTTGCTTTAAACACAAAGCTACTCTATGAGAAGTCCTATTCATTTCAATTACTCACCCAGAGAGCTAACAGCACCACTTGAACATACCATCAAACCGTTTTGAGTGTGTAACAAGTGCCACTGTGACCTATTCCAAGTAAGAATGACTGAATTGAAGGTGTACCCATAATTAACTTTGAGAAATGAGGAACTTTATTTCTAGCGTAGTTTATATGCTAACACTTCTTTTGCAAATTCAGTTTATTTGAGCAGGGAATTACTTTGTTTCAATATCTGACTTAGATTACCATCATATCCTAgctatcacttttttttcatagtCTAGATGATCTGTTACACACTCATTACTACTGCCAAAATATACTTGTGAGCTGGGCTACCACTGTACCACCTCTCTGCAGCAGTTTAGAAACACTGCTGAGAACAACAGCACTCAAGCAATGTTCAGGTTACTAAATGCCATGGATTATAATATGCATAAACATACTGGctacagaaaaattatttttttccctcaccaCAAGTGTCCAGTTTGTATAAGGAACAGCTGAAGCTTGGAGACATTTTAGTAagattttcttaatttctgatttttagGTGGGAATGCCTCAAGACTGAAGCTCAAGTAGGTCACATAACATTCTCTTCTTGTTCACAGACCAGCAAACATGCAGCCAgtacaaaatataaaattctttttacagtgaggatgaCTCTACTTTGACAGTCCTAGCAAAGGGAAGCCCTTTTACCCTAAGAAGAAACCACTTTGAAGGTGTCTATGCCAGCTCACATAAGCTAGCAGACAGGTTTTCTACTAGGAGTGATATCAATTCTGTGTTAAATACATTCTTCACAGGAGATCATTAAAAGGGATGATATTTCAAATTAGCTTTGCCCAGTCcagcttttaattaatttccaCAGACAGACCAACTAATGCAGATTTCACAATAATTATGTCTTACAGCATTTCCCTCTTTGCTCAAGCTACTTTGTCTAGAGGATTTACAAATACAGCATCTATCTTTAGTGAGCTCACTAATGAGCTATTTCTGCCTCTCCACCCACTGTATCCAGCTGAAGTGCTATGCCCGGCTCCGAACCTTACAACCTGCCTTTTTAGAACTACTTCTGTCTAGATCATTAGAGCGGTAGCACAGGGCCTAGAAAGTACATCAGAACCTAAGCAGATGTTAAGACAACTACTCCAGCCCTAGCTCTTTGCTTACTTTTAATGCCAATTCTTGCTTCATGAAGGCTGACAGCAGAAGTAGACATGCCTCCAGAAGCTGactgcctccagctgcaggcagagcctcTTTTGGCCTCGATCCCTGACTATCACACAGGACTCCGGGGCTAGCAGACATACTCTGGAGCACAAGGCTGCACTACATGCACCAGTGTGCAGGGCACAGCTTTTCCTCCATGAGGAGATGCACAGAACCAAGTTCAGCGCTAACTACCATCTGGACAGCCTCAGTCAAACCAAAACACTTCCTCACTACTGAACCAACCAAGCTCTCCAGTGCCATGACCTCCCTTTGATTCACTGGGAGGGTTTGAGACACCACTGCTGGGCTTCACTGTTAGATCCAAGCACAGTCTTATTACATTGTTATCATTGCTCTCAACAGTTCATAGAGTATTTTCTACATGACAAGCTCCAGTTGTATGCTGAGTGAAATATTCTGAAGCTCACAGTCAACTTTCTTTgagaggaaaggggaggggaccccaaacacaaacaaatatgGTATGAAAAAAGGTAAGTCTCAAAAGACAATgacttaataaaaaataacccAGCAAAGCGTGTTGACAGACAGTTAACTAAGTGCTCTCTTTAAGCCTGAAGTTCAGCAATGTGGAACATCACCATTCTTTTTCAGTtgcctctttttatttatttttatcagtagTAGTCGGATTGCTATTGCAAACACCTTCACAACataccaaaaaaaccccaaatttgTCTTTAATCCAGAATAAGGtaatgtggtttttttgttcttttttccaaatCTGATGGGAGTTCAAAAATAAGAGAAACAGTAAAACTATGACAACAGCACCTTGACATTGTTTTAATTCCAACGCTATCAGAAGGTAAAAGCAGTAAACAGATATAATACTAACAGGAATAAAGATACTTACTGTCTAAAATGTAAACGGAATGTTTTggttcaatttatttttctgaaagaggaCAGTTTATCATCAATTCACAATTGAAGCAGCATGCaatttgaatcttttttttttttaatctttttctgttttcaattcTTGGCAACGGCGACAAACCACAACGTTATCGAGGAATGTAATGCAGACTTTttagtttgtttgcttttttctttttttttcctcctttttttttctttttttttttttgtttttagtttgtgCGCAAATGACTGACTTTTGTTCCCTTTCAGGTCATGGATATGCTCAATAAATAGATTGTGGTATCACTGTACTGTATAAACTTCAGTTATACATGCAGtccataaaattatttttttactgaataATTTACCCTGTtatgtatatatacaaataGATAATTTTGTCTCAATATAATCTATACAACACGAGCCCACTATCTTCCCCTTTTAATGGTTAATGTACATACACAGGAAGTGTCTATTCTTATAAACCGCCAGCCAACTCTCTTTTTGTTATCCATGGTGAGAGCTCTCACGTAAGACTGGGTAGTTCGGCACTGTGAGTTCCAGTGCCTCTTGTCTATGCCCCTGCAGCCTTCCTTTGTGTACCCCTTGGGGTTGCATTTGGTCTCATAGAAGTATTGCTTCAGTTGGCCTTTAGGTACTGGGACTTTTTCAAGGACTGTGACAGTTGCACCAGACATGTCCACTGCAGTCTTTTTCTCCGCTGCTGTTACCCACTCGCTTGTGCTGTCACAGACGCTCAGTTCCCCACGGCGAGCTGGGTCAGAGTGACGCCGGACTCTCATGGACATGTTTGCAGCATCCAGGTAGTTTTTGTACTCCTCGAGCAGAAAGAGCAGTGGGGGTTCCAAAGGCACTTGACTGCTCAGCATGACTCGGGATGTGTACAAGTCCGCATCCTTGTTTTCCTCACTGGGCTGGATGTCCTGATCTTCATCTAGAAGCTCCTCTATCACGTGTTCAAAAGTGTCCGCCAGTGATGTCAGTCCTCTTGAACCAGCATTGGGCCCAGTTAGGCTTTCAAGAGTCCCGTGGGTCCGAAGACCTGGGTAAGCCAAGCTGCCATGTCCTCTTACACTAGCTTCTTTCATCGGGGCAGCTTTCATGCAACTGAAGTATGAGATAACCATAGTAAGGAAAAGGATGGTCATCACTCTTCTAACTTGGTGGAACTGTTaatgacaaaaagaagaaaattaacttaaGAGGAACAAAGTTATCAAAATTCACCAAAACTGTCATGAGACATTATGCTTTTCCTGCAGAGATATactgcatgcatgcagctgcaACTCATTATCAGTGGAGAAGCTTCGATTTAGATTTCCAGATAAATCATAAGCCAAAACTTGGGCAACATTGATAATGGTGAGTCAGTTCGTATGTGCCAATGTCTTGCTGTGATAAGTATTAGATCAGATACTACATGAACTCCTTATTGAATGATTACACCTATTTCAAGTAATAACAAGAGCAGAACTGCTATTTAGCAACACAGCGTTTCAGCATTAAAAGGCAGCTTCACAAGTGTGGAAGGCAAGATTCCTCTTTCAAGTAGAAAggcaaatatttgattttttttttttttttaaagatctcTCTACGCCAAAAATAGTTTAATCTacaagaaacagaacagcacCAGGATaaattgcatttgtattttaaaagcaatccTCGAAACACAGGAAGAGGCCATACACCTCTGAGGTCTCACCAGGTCAGTCCTTCAATGAAAAGTAGAAGGTATGTACACAAATCTAGAACAAGAAAACAATGCAGAACTGCGTGCTTGTAACCCTACTAAATTGGAGCTGGAAAGATTGCTTGCATCATGTGAATGTCATGAGAAGGACATACTGGATTACAGCACTAATAAAGTGCTATACTGAAATGACAGTACCAGGACCACTGCACTGTGTTTTCCCAGAGCCCCATATCAGCTGTTCTCAAGTGGGCAAAGCACATATTTTAGCCCAGGGCTCCTCATGAAAACCAACAACATGGCCAGGCCACACCACACCACCATATTTGAACAAAGAACAGCTTGTCTTGTTTCTCTCACATTTTGCCTCCAGTTCTGGATCGTGTTATGGGCCATGCCTTGAGGCTTATCAGTTGGCTTAGTTCTTTCCTCGTTAAGCACAGAGGGACAGCACCAGCTAACAGCATCAGTAAGAAAACTCCTCACCAGCTCTGGGATTAGCAAAACGTCATTCCTACCAGCACTCCAAACAGTTTGGGCTTGCACAACTGCAGCTACTCACGTGTTTTGCTAAGCCTCCATGTTTCTAAGGGTAGAAGTTGTTTCCTCCTGAAGAACAGAGCATGTACTTACAATACTATCACAACAAGAGCCCCCCAAATCCTGCTGTGACACAGAGCTAAATTTAGTCTGATCCCAAGTGCAACTACAACATCTATCATGTCCAGTTGTTATATTTCCATCCTTTCAATCTGCGCTCTCACCAGTTCTGCTTGCTAGAAAGCAACGGCATTGTTCACATTTTTGAAGCAGCAGCTAATGCTTGTTTCATAGCTTTTGAAGTTCACTCGGAAGTACCTCATACTTGGCAGCACTCACTGGAGTAAATGCTATTTCTGTTTGCCAACAGGGTGCTATGTAAAAAGCCTTACTTCATCTCCTGCAAATATGCTATGGGAAACTAGTACTCTTAAGACTCCAACATGGAAAGACAATCCAtcacaaaacacacaaagaaaatgaaatgtgcacTAGAACGGCAGCGCCTGACACGTGGGCCTCAAAGGCTACTTAATGAAGTGttggggggtggagggaatGAAAGAAAGCCAACATTTTTATGCCCACGCCCTCCCCTCAGCTACTAAGCCAAATTCTGGCTAAAAATCACCTCGTTCCCAGCACAACTTCACTTTCTTGCCTCCGTgtcttttcctgtttaaaagTGTTACTGTGGCATAGATTTATTACGATTAAACAAACCTGACATCTGTGATTCACAGGAACACAGTGTTTGCTCTAACCATGCAGAACAttaatattttgcatatttttcatcCTGGGATTTTAAAAACACATGTTACAGGAAGCAATATCAGATTTCTTCCTCAAAGGGAAGAAATAGACACTAGAGGAAAAAGGCTATCAGTCTTCCTTGGTCAAACATGGAGAGGGATGACGGGGGGGAGACAGACTGGTTTAGCTAGCATAAAAGGACAGAGCTGGTGGGAACAAGAATCATACATACCCTCTTCAGAGAATTCTCAGAATTCTTTcatataaaaggaaaattaaaaaaaacccacaagctGTATTGCAACCTCTGACCACGAGAGCACTGAACATAACACAGATCAGGTGGCTCCTAATCAAGtcatcattattttttgttagaGTAGTGCCCTAAGATCCCAGCCAATATCTGGACTCCAGAGGACAGATTCTGTCTGAGCACATGGGACCCTGAGGGCCCTCCAACATGACAGCAGCAGGACACAACACAAGAGGGACTAAGGCAAGCACTGAACAAACAGGATCTTGCATCCATCGGTCAAGTTTGCCTGTTAGAGGCTGAGTATTTGCTAAATTAAGCCAAGGATACAGTGATTCCTGGAACAGGACACATCCTTCCCTATTACCATTGAACTGTTATTTATGATAGTAATGAACTTGATAGGATCCAAAGTGACTAAAATAGCAGAACTTCATTTGAGAGGAAAACTTAAAAGGAAGACAATagatgaaaagcagagaggtgCGGAGAAGCTCCACCAAGAGGTTCAGCATCCTCCAAATTGCTGGCTGGTCACCAGATCTAGCAGCATTTTATCTCTGACATTAAATTAATCGTTCTTTAATTGGTTTTTGCCCTCCATTTAGGAGGGATACTGCTGTCAAGCTTGATCAATTTGCATCCCATCTGATGATATCTGACTGTCATTATGTTGTGTACTATGAAAAAGTACAACTAACCTCTGAAAGTCAACAATTTTATGACAGACATATTATTCACAAGAAAATGTAACCTTCTTAAAAGCCACCCCTTTCCCTCCCACttgtattttgtgttttcccttccactttgtattttgtcttttcccACAGTAGAAAAGTATGTCAAAGGTTTAGCAGTGCAGACACATGGAATATCATTAGCAAGCAAACACAGAGATACATCTTTGTATAAGAGTTGCAGACTAAGCTGAACAGTGCAAGCAGGACATGAGAAGATTTTCCTCTACCTTCACAATGACTACAGCAATATACACAGTCAGCAGGTTTTCCAACAAAATTATATTGAGTAAAATAATTAAACTTCTAGGAAACATCTTAATTCTAAAGACCATAACTTCTCATAGAAGTTGCTCAGAATCTAGAAGTTTAAGATACCATAGCAGATTAAGACAAATCTAATTTTGTGGATAGAAACAGTCTTTGAGCTACTCATGAACAGACATATAGGTATGCATGATTTCAGCTCCCACTTAGTGAGCAGGACTAATATTCCAGTGCTGCACTGGAAACAAATTGGACAGCATCTTCCAGTCCTTTTTCTTCTACTCCCCAGCTATCAAATCTTTATTATATTGCAAAGACCAAAGATAGTGGCTGTCTTGTTGCAATAGGTGCCTTACAAACTCCAAACACTGACAGATTACGTACACCCCTCCAATCACAAGGCAGGCACCACATCACCTGTGTGGAAGTGGAAAGGGGTTGGAACACAGGACAAATCTGtactttcccattttcccagCATGCTCCTGCTGAGCATCTATTTAAATAGATGTTTGCTAGCTGCCTTGAGACTCAGCCTTGAACAGCTTCCTCGGGTCACACAAGATGTCTGTCAGAAATGACACTTGAGACCAGCTTCCTAAATGCTATCCATTCTCATGGCTGCCAAAGCATCCTTCCTCCTCTAATGCAGCACGATGAAGCtgaagcaatgaaaacaggTCACCCACCATGGACCAGATCTCAGGAAGACATGACCTAGTTTGTACTTCAATAAAGTCCATACAATTACAGATAGAATAAAGGCACATAATTCCGGCAGCAGTCTCCAATAACAGGAAGGAGGCTTGTTAAATGAAGGTCATGTCAATTACCTACAGCTAGTTTATGTATGCAGTCAATTACTTATCTGGACTATTTACTTAGGTATTTAGCATTTAATGAAAATTCACCAGCtaattgtttcatttcattatttttagttACTTTAAGCAGAAATCTAATCGCTTAACAGGTTCAATTTCCAGCAGAGAGACCTGAAGAACAACTGTGAACATGAACTTGCTTTTCTGCATCCTGACATGCGCCATGAAAGTTGAAATAACTTTCAGTAGTGAATAGATTCAGAATCCTTTCATCTCTGGAAAAGAAGCATGCAGTGGAAGGTAAAATTAGCAGCAAGATAATAATTTTCTGCCTTGCCATTTTCTAAGACCTTTATACAGAAGTTCAGTTTACTAAATACTACTGAATGGCAAAGGCACGAGTTCCTGCTCCGTGCATCATTACTGGAGTGTGTGAACAGATACCAAAATGGGATGCATGTCAGCACATGCTTTCCAAAGACTTAATGTACTGAGAACAAACAGCATTAACCTTTAATACATGCATAACTGGCTGTCTGACGCACTATGCTTATCCTCACAGCTATTCATGCCAACTACATaatttttattactgaaaataaagtgcaccccctccctcccctccacacacacacccctcatgtatacatacatacacgGCCACACCCTTGCCCAATTTGTATTCTTTAAGTTGCTGCTTCATGTCAGGAAGAAAGAacattaacactttttttttttcctcctccctttcctcacaaaccaaaaccaacccaacccaacttGTCCTGTCGACCAGAGGTGGGAAAGAGCCCTCCAAAATAGTACAGGATATTAATGCCACAACGTTACACCCTTGATCTTTCATAGAGTTATACATCAGTTTCCTACAAACACTCCTCATACCTTTCTGGGTGCTCAAACAGCAATACAGTAGAAAGGGCATACTTGCTTCAAAACTCTCAGAAGGAATTCGGCTGCTCTTACATGAGCAGACTGGC contains the following coding sequences:
- the BDNF gene encoding brain-derived neurotrophic factor isoform X1 codes for the protein MPHTVRDSAKFHQVRRVMTILFLTMVISYFSCMKAAPMKEASVRGHGSLAYPGLRTHGTLESLTGPNAGSRGLTSLADTFEHVIEELLDEDQDIQPSEENKDADLYTSRVMLSSQVPLEPPLLFLLEEYKNYLDAANMSMRVRRHSDPARRGELSVCDSTSEWVTAAEKKTAVDMSGATVTVLEKVPVPKGQLKQYFYETKCNPKGYTKEGCRGIDKRHWNSQCRTTQSYVRALTMDNKKRVGWRFIRIDTSCVCTLTIKRGR
- the BDNF gene encoding brain-derived neurotrophic factor isoform X2, whose amino-acid sequence is MTILFLTMVISYFSCMKAAPMKEASVRGHGSLAYPGLRTHGTLESLTGPNAGSRGLTSLADTFEHVIEELLDEDQDIQPSEENKDADLYTSRVMLSSQVPLEPPLLFLLEEYKNYLDAANMSMRVRRHSDPARRGELSVCDSTSEWVTAAEKKTAVDMSGATVTVLEKVPVPKGQLKQYFYETKCNPKGYTKEGCRGIDKRHWNSQCRTTQSYVRALTMDNKKRVGWRFIRIDTSCVCTLTIKRGR
- the BDNF gene encoding brain-derived neurotrophic factor isoform 1 precursor (isoform 1 precursor is encoded by transcript variant 2), which translates into the protein MFHQVRRVMTILFLTMVISYFSCMKAAPMKEASVRGHGSLAYPGLRTHGTLESLTGPNAGSRGLTSLADTFEHVIEELLDEDQDIQPSEENKDADLYTSRVMLSSQVPLEPPLLFLLEEYKNYLDAANMSMRVRRHSDPARRGELSVCDSTSEWVTAAEKKTAVDMSGATVTVLEKVPVPKGQLKQYFYETKCNPKGYTKEGCRGIDKRHWNSQCRTTQSYVRALTMDNKKRVGWRFIRIDTSCVCTLTIKRGR